From a region of the Kaistia sp. 32K genome:
- the gndA gene encoding NADP-dependent phosphogluconate dehydrogenase → MGANLARNAARKGFGVAVFNRNGARTDELINEHGSEGRFTPSKTIPEFVASIAKPRAIIIMVKAGQPVDDVIEELLPHLDTGDIIIDGGNSLYTDTNRRFHYLKDRDIKFIGMGVSGGEEGALEGPSMMPGGTREAYARIEPIVTKMAAQVDGEPCCTYIGTEGSGHYVKMVHNGIEYADMQLITEAYDLFKTVYGLEAGEIADIFAEWNKGELNSYLIEITDAVLRKVDHTGKPLVDSIVDEAEQKGTGRWTAQSALDLGVPLTSITEAVFARALSGRRAQRAEAEKRFPHPATAKRTITQADIDAIRDALYASKIVAYAQGFEQLQVAAEQYGWDLKLGELATIWRGGCIIRARFLNRIREAYDSGAKVSNLLLEDYFHDAVVQAEANWRKVVGLAIAEGIPVPAFSSSIAYYDGLRRARGPANLLQGLRDYFGAHTYGRLDKPGKFHTRWSQDGSEIPA, encoded by the coding sequence ATGGGCGCGAACCTCGCCCGCAACGCCGCCCGCAAGGGCTTCGGGGTCGCCGTCTTCAACCGCAACGGCGCCCGCACCGACGAACTGATCAACGAGCACGGCTCCGAAGGTCGCTTCACGCCGTCGAAGACGATCCCTGAATTCGTCGCCTCGATCGCCAAGCCGCGCGCCATCATCATCATGGTCAAGGCCGGCCAGCCGGTCGACGACGTGATCGAGGAACTGCTGCCGCATCTCGATACCGGCGACATCATCATCGACGGCGGCAACTCGCTCTATACCGACACGAACCGTCGCTTCCACTACTTGAAGGACCGCGACATCAAGTTCATCGGCATGGGTGTTTCGGGCGGCGAAGAAGGCGCGCTCGAGGGTCCGAGCATGATGCCGGGCGGCACGCGCGAGGCCTATGCCCGCATCGAGCCGATCGTCACCAAGATGGCGGCCCAGGTCGATGGCGAGCCCTGCTGCACCTATATCGGCACCGAGGGCTCCGGCCACTACGTCAAGATGGTGCATAACGGCATCGAATATGCCGACATGCAGCTGATCACCGAGGCCTACGACCTGTTCAAGACGGTCTACGGTCTCGAGGCGGGCGAGATCGCCGACATCTTCGCCGAATGGAACAAGGGCGAGCTCAACTCGTACCTGATCGAGATCACCGACGCCGTGCTGCGCAAGGTCGACCACACCGGCAAGCCGCTGGTCGATTCGATCGTCGACGAGGCGGAACAGAAGGGCACCGGCCGCTGGACCGCGCAGTCGGCGCTCGATCTCGGCGTGCCGCTGACCTCGATCACCGAGGCGGTGTTCGCCCGCGCCCTTTCCGGCCGTCGCGCCCAGCGCGCCGAGGCGGAGAAGCGCTTTCCGCATCCGGCAACGGCCAAGCGCACCATCACCCAGGCCGACATCGACGCCATCCGCGACGCGCTCTACGCGTCGAAGATCGTCGCCTACGCCCAGGGCTTCGAGCAGCTCCAGGTTGCGGCCGAGCAGTACGGCTGGGATCTGAAGCTCGGCGAGCTCGCCACCATCTGGCGCGGCGGCTGCATCATCCGCGCCCGCTTCCTGAACCGCATCCGCGAGGCCTATGATTCGGGCGCCAAGGTCTCCAACCTGCTGCTCGAGGACTATTTCCACGACGCCGTGGTTCAGGCCGAGGCGAACTGGCGCAAGGTCGTCGGCCTCGCCATCGCCGAGGGCATCCCGGTTCCGGCCTTCTCGTCGTCGATCGCCTATTATGACGGTCTGCGCCGCGCCCGCGGCCCGGCCAACCTGCTGCAGGGCCTGCGCGATTATTTCGGCGCCCACACCTATGGCCGCCTCGACAAGCCCGGCAAGTTCCACACCCGCTGGAGCCAGGACGGCAGCGAAATCCCGGCCTGA